In Alnus glutinosa chromosome 7, dhAlnGlut1.1, whole genome shotgun sequence, the sequence gaataattatcgacttttaaattgtatattcctATATTCTTATAGGATTAAACTTGAACATATATATCCTTGTCAACACGTACGTCTTGCTTCTTATCTTGGTCACCGGTAATTTAGGGTACATGTTCCTGTCAAACATTTATCTCCTATGTTGTGTGTAGAGTGCTAGCTATTAGAGGTATTCTAACTTATAATAGAAATTATCCTCCAAAAATtgggttttagattttttttgtaaaaaaaatttaatttattaaattgacattagTTTTAGAGCATATTAGTTCTCACATGTATTGTTAATAGAACATGTAATTTTTacttgaatttttaatataaatgataaatatatagtCCAAAAAtctatgtcaatttaatagattaagaTTGAAGAATGATTTTAAAGCACTTTGATCTTGTTGATAAACAAATGTTTACTTTCTCTGGCAAGATAAGAGACTAAGACCTGTTTCCATCAAGCCCGTTAATTATTAGTCACATTACTATGACTATAaccattttattttcctttctgGCCCTGATTGTGACCCATTTAGCTCTGAATAATGTTGCCTACATATATTGTTCTATCTCTGTAGCTAGCCAAGTCACGAAAGTTCTGTTTGTTTAGGCGTTAAAAGTTTTTCCCTGAAAAATGTTAAGCAATAAGACGACGTAGTGCCCAGCAAGCAACTGGCGCCGTTTGTTTCAAGGCAAAACGTAAATTTTCTTACAGCCTTGGCCAGAAACAGAGAAATCGAGCTTAAAACGTGTGCTTAATTCCAACAGATTTTTTCTTCCAGCCTTGACCGCAAACCGAGTTCAAAGGGAGGAAAATTGAGTTTAAAACTTGTAGAAAGAAACCTAAGTTGATGAGGAGTTTGGGAAAAATCGAAACCATGTTCATCCAAATTATCCGGTCTTCGAGAGGTTTGGAAAATGCGAGGAAACTCACCCAGCATGTCTCGTGCCTGGAACAATAGGATCAACATGCTGCTAaatcattgcaatttttttccttaaaaagaatacgagtattttgaaaatgttgacatgaattaatgaaaaattctaatcgAGGCTAgggttgaaaaattgaaaatgaatatTCTTAATTGACAATTTTAAATCTTGAGTTACTTTAATCCcccatttctcttaattttttctcctttctccttACCTTTCCCTGCTGCTATCACCTCCTTTGAGACCCCTATTTTGCAATAGTTTACTCTAACCTTACATGCCTCTACGGAggtattatcttttctttctctacCAACATCATAGCTTTTATCGGCCATCTCCTTCATTCACTGTATTTTCGGTAATTTTCAACTATTTGCTAATATTTCATTACTGTTTAAATTTAGTTTAGGTTTACTGTTGGGAGCCCACCCCTGTTTCATTAATAAGATCGTCCACTTCATCTTCTTTTGAAATTAGAAGCGGAAAAGATTTACTCTTATAACCCTTTTCTcagtcaattaaaaaaaaaactccctaCAAGCAATGTCGGAAAGGAAAGAAGGGATTTAATTCTTCCAACCAAATAGAGTCCCTTACGTTACATATTGCCATTTTCTATGTTCTCCAACTTCAAAACACgcgctaatatatatatatatatgcttacgCGTCTTCCCACGTATATATGTCAtggaatattatatatatcttcgTAGAAGTGGTAGAAGAAGTGTTCAACTCTCAACATTTTCTGCCCCATCAACTTCGTGAATGCATAGTAAGCAAAGCCTGATCAATTAAGTCACTGCGTCTAGCCTCCACAAGAAAAGATAACAAAGTTGTTAATTACTATCGATTTCCCCTGAACAAAAGTATGGCACAGCCGACGGCCACGGGTGTAGTTCATCCTGCTTCAGTTATCGGCCCCAATTATTGCGCTCCTGATCCTGTTGATCTGGCAATCCTCACAAAGAATCCGACTATAACCCATGGAAACTTTGATGTCAAAGACATCCAAGGCAACATCGTTTTTAAAGTTAGAGAACCCCTTACCTTCTTCTTCCAGCGTTCCAGGATTCTCTTACTTGATGCTGCTGGAAATCACATTGTCACTTTAAGCCCCAAGGTTCGCTATCTACTTCATAACATCATATTTCTATTTACTTTCTCATTTATGTGTACGTTTTCGAATTGGCAAATCTAATTAGTATGATCAAAACATGGGTCGATTGGCTGCATGTAATTGAGTTAGAATTGAATCCGCTTCGAAATTTGGTTTAGACTTGCAATTTTTGTGTGATATATTGATACTGTTTGGTTTGTGTTTCTTCTAATTTTGAATTTCAATGTATGTCAAAAAAACACCGATTCACCCTTTTTAGGCGTACGTGCTTCTTTGGATCTAAACTGTTTTTCAGTAGATTAACATTTTCATTCATCATTCATGCAGTTAACCTCAAACCATGATAGATGGAAAGTTTTTAGGGGTGATAGCACAAACTCTGGCGATCTGCTCTTCAGCACTAAGCGATCTTCAATGTTCCAATTCAAGACCACATTACACGTGTTCTTAGCAAGTAACACAAGAGAAGAAGTTTGTGACTTCAAGGTCAAGGGAACTTTTTCAGAACGATCTTGTGTCATTTATGCTGGAGACTCTTCCACAGTAGTCGCCCAAGTAAGATTAACAATTTCACAACcctttagaatatatatatatacaaatccCGTGCAATAAGGCAATTTATTTGAGAGCCTATACGTACCCTACCTGCTCGAACAGGTATTGGGATAGTTGTTCAAAAAGGCAGAGCCCGCTCCCGCTGTAATAAGACAGCGGATATTGCACGGAGTCTCCGTCCGTAGTAGGCATAAATTGGAGGCAATTAAAGCTGGTTTTGTTATGCCTATACTGAATCAATTGATAATTGTTGGAAATGCAGATGCATAAGAAGCAGTCCTTGAAAAGCGTCTTCCTTGGAAAGGACCATTTCATGGTGACAGTGAATCCCAACATTGATTACGCATTCATAGTTGCACTTATTGTGATTCTTTACGACGTCAACAGATCGCGGGATTGAGACAATCTGGAATTGGTACCAGAAGGATAAGAGCAGCTTCGTTGGTTTACTT encodes:
- the LOC133874117 gene encoding protein LURP-one-related 15-like, with protein sequence MAQPTATGVVHPASVIGPNYCAPDPVDLAILTKNPTITHGNFDVKDIQGNIVFKVREPLTFFFQRSRILLLDAAGNHIVTLSPKLTSNHDRWKVFRGDSTNSGDLLFSTKRSSMFQFKTTLHVFLASNTREEVCDFKVKGTFSERSCVIYAGDSSTVVAQMHKKQSLKSVFLGKDHFMVTVNPNIDYAFIVALIVILYDVNRSRD